The stretch of DNA TCGTTTCATCAGGAGCTGCGATAGGAATACCACTGCCGTGACTGCCAGATAAAAGAGAAGTAAGCTCAGCAAGTATTCCCCTGCCCAATCCCCAAATGGCTGGACACTGATCTGCCCTTGGCGCGCATTCCAAAATCCCGCCAAACGGAATGGCAGCTGCACAATACCATACAAACCGGTCAAAAGGAGCAAGAAAACCGCTAATGCGAATAGCTTGGGAAGCCGCTGTTCCAACGAGGCTGCGAATTCCTGCAGCTTACTGTCCTTCCAGACTGCAAAAAGGAAAATGGGCAATAGCGGCAGCCGTGAAAAATAAACTGCATGCCCAATGCTGGCATATGCGCTGACATCCCGATTCAAATCGGGATAGGCCAGCAAAAAGAAACTCCAGATTGCCAAGAGATAGACGGCATAAGCAAACAGTACTTTTTTCATCCGATTCCTCCTGTAAAAAAAGAGACGGCCTTAAGGCTCGTCTCTTGCATGATCAATACATAAGATCGATGAAATCGTCTTTTTCGATCTTACCGAGGTAATGGCTCACATTCACATCCGCCAGCGCTTGCTGGATCGACTCACGCTCATAACGGACACCTCTTAGCTTTTCTTCCAGTTCACCGACTTCCCCGACACCGAAATAATCGCCGAATATACGGATCTGTTCAATGATGCCGTTTTTCACATCCAAGCGGATATCTACATTGCCTGAAGGGAATTTATGGGTCTGCTGAATATTGAAGCTCGGTGATTTGCCATAATTCCATTCCCATTTTTGATAACGTTCTTCGCTGATTTTGTGAATTGCTTTCCAATCGTCTTCTGTCAGCTTGTAACGCGGAACATCCTTCGTATCCTCGACATCGAAAATATAACGAAGCAGGATTTCCTTGAATTCGTGCATAGGGATTTTTTCATCCATGAATTCAGAGATATTCGCCACCCGGCTGCGGATGGATTTGATCCCTTTGGATTCGATTTTCTCTTTCTTCACCTTCAAGGCAGAGACAACATGCTCAATTTCAGAATCGTACATCAGTGTACCATGGCTGAACATCAGCCCGCGCGTGGAGAATTGCGCATTCCCGGAGATTTTACGTTCGCCGACAAGCAAATCATTGCGTCCTTTCAATTCAGCGGGGACGCCGAGCTTATTCAATGCATCCGTCACAGGTTTTGTGAATTTTGCGAAATCCTGGAAGCTATTGCCGTCATCTTGGGTGATGAAGCTGAAATTCAAGTTCCCCAAATCATGATATACAGCTCCTCCGCCAGAAAGACGGCGCACGACCTTGATGCCGTTATCATCCACATACTTCGTATTGATTTCTTCGATTGTGTTCTGGTTCCGGCCGATGATGATGGACGGTTCATTGATATAGAAAAGCAGGTATGTATCGTCCTTGCCGAAATTTTTCAGCACATATTCCTCAATCGCAAGGTTGATCCTTGGATCTGTGATTCCTTCATTATCGATAAAACGCAAAATAAAGACCCCCAGTGTCAGAAAATGTTTATCCTAGTAATATTCTACCGAATCATAAGCCCTTTATCAATCCAGACAAAATGGGAAGGTCTCACCCTTCCCATTCCAATCCTTCATATGCCAGCTTCACTTCACCGCTGAACACACTGCTTGCTTCCTCCAGAAGCTGCCGATGTTCGCCGAAATGCGGCAGATGACTCAGGAAGAGCGTCTTCACGCCCGCTTGCTCCGCAATACCGCCAACCTGCAGGCTGTTCATATGACCTGCCGCTTCCCCGTCCTGATGCTGATAAAAATTACAATCGGTGATGAGCAGGTCTGCACCTTTGCTGAACTCCGCCCATTCCTCCAAATAACTGGAGTCGGCTGTATAGACGATATCCGATACACCATCGGAAATCCGCATGCCATAGCAAGGTACGGGATGCTTCGTTTTCATGAAAGTAATCGCGAAGGGACCAATGCTCAAAATTTCATCCGGCTGATAGGCTATCCCTTCCGTGAATTTATGGCTCAAGCTCTTGAAGCCTGCCTCGTCCTCTTCATGGCCATATATCGGCAGCACATCCTCTGTTCCTCTCAAACTGTTCTGCACCTGCCAAACGTGCTGCAATGCACCAATGTCCGCTACATGATCCGGATGATAATGACTTACAACAACTGCATTCAAGTCCTTCGGATCGACAAAAGCAGGCATTCTGGATAGTGCACCGCTTCCACAATCCAGCAGCAGGGAATATCCATCCTTCTCCACTACATAACAGGAGCTGGCACTCTCCCTGCCAGGATATGCTCCCCAAAATCCTATTACTGTCAATTTCATATCAATCTGCACCTCTCCTTCTACTGATACCATTACCGATTTCCCTTGCCATTAATCCCTGCTTCCATAGGTCCTCCCTTTAGGGGGCTGGTCTACTTCATGCTTATATGACATAATATAACAAAAACAGAAAAAACGCATATGGGGGGATATCCATTGAGACCGGAATTGACACGAATGACAAAAGCAGATGATTTCTTGGATTATTATTGGCTGAAAGAAGAACTCGTCCAATTCTGCCGTGAAAACGGACTTCCTGCATCAGGTTCCAAAATGGAAATCACCGCGCGGATCGAAAGTTTCCTCCGGGATGGCAGCATGGAGAAACCGACCCAAGAACAATCCCGCAAAAGGAAGAAAACCGCTGAACCGCTCAGCCGCTCCACCATCATTACAGAAGATCATCGCTGCAGTCAGGATGTGCGTGCATTTTTCAAAAAAGAAATCGGCGAGCACTTTCATTTTTCCACTTACATACAAAGCTATTTCCGGGATAATGTCGGGAAGACATATGAAGATGCCATCCGCGCATGGCATGAAGAAGAAATCCGCAAGCAGGGTCCTGCATATAAAAAGGACATTGCTCCTCCATTCGAGTATAATCGCTTCATTCGTAAATTCTTTTCTGATCCCGCCAATAAAGACAAATCATGCGCCCAAGCTGTCAAGGCTTGGAACAAGAAAAAAAGCAGGCCTTATTCCCATAGTTCCTGACCATTGAAAAAAGCTTCTCCCTCAGGAGAAGCTTTTTTCACGCAAGTAAGCCAGTACGTTCTGTACAGCTTCCTCACCGCTGTCGATACAATCGGGAATACCGATTCCATCGTAGGACCCTCCTGCCAGGAATATGCCCGGCAAGTGGATTTTCATGTTGGCACGCACATCGGCAACGCGCTTCAGATGACCGACAACGTATTGCGGCATCGCTTTTTTCCAGCGGCTGACAACGGAAAAGAGCGGCTTGCTTTTTATTTTCATGATCTTGTTCAAATCCTTCAAGGCAATTTGGACGATTTCCTCATCCGATAAGTCCACCACTCCACTGTCATCGGGTCTGCCGACGTAGCAGCGAAGCATAACTTTGCCATCCGGTGTGGTACCTTCCCACTTTTTATGCGTCCATGTACAAGCAGTGATCCGATATTTACTGTTACGGGAGATAACGAAGCCCGTACCGTCGATATCCTTCTTGATTGCCGATGCATCGAATGTCATTGCTACCGTGGCAACGGATGTCGCCTTCATTTCCCTCAGCTGTTCCATGAAATCATACTGGCTCAGCATGCGCTGGACAGCAAAGAAAGGAGACGCAAGGACGGCGGCATCTGCACGATATACCTCGCCGTTACCGAGCAGCAGATGATAATGATCGTCTTTGCGCTCAATATGATCCACACTTGTTTCCAGTTGGACGGTTCCTGGATCAAGCTGCTTTTCCAGCCCGTCCACCAAGGATTGCAGTCCATTCTTCAAGGAAAGGAATGCACCTGGCGGCTTCACATTTTTCTTCTGTTTCGGAGGCTTCGGCATCGTGGCCTGCAGTCCTTTGATCACACTTCCGTACTGCTGCTCCACTTCATAGAACTTCGGATATGTCGCCATCAGGCTCAATTCATCGATATCGCCGGCATATACACCAGATAATAGGGGCTCGAGCACATTTTCCACCAGCTCATCGCCAAATCGGCGACGGAAGAATAAGCCCATGGATTGATCCTGTGCTTCTTTTCCTTTCGGCAGCATCGGTTCCACACTGATACGTGCTTTCGCCTTTGTTGACAAAAGGCGTGACTGATAGAAAGGTTTCAATTCCGTCGGCACACCCATGAAAGCACGTTTCGGCATTTTATGCAGTTTCTTGCCTGCCAATATAAAGGATTGACCTGTATTGTTCCGGACAAGATCCTTCTCCATGCCGATATCATGAATCAAGCGCGATGCTGATTCCTTACGTGCTAAAAAGGAATCCGGACCGCGTTCGATCATGAATCCATCTTTTTTCAGCGTCTCGATCTTCCCGCCAAGGCGGCTGGAAGCTTCAAACAGCTTTACCTCATAGTCCAGACGATAGGCGCGTATCTGCTTTTGCAGGTAATAAGCAGTCGTCAGGCCGGCAATGCCGCCCCCGACGATTGCAATCTGTTTTTTCTCAGCCATGTCGCTCAACTCGTGCCTGCTGATCCAAAACCACCTTTGCCAATGTATCGATGAACTGCTGATCTGTATTCGGCATTGCCGGACGGTAGTATTTTGCACCTAATTCGTCACACACGACCTTACATTCGTAGTCATTATCATAGAGTACTTCCAAATGATCCGCGATGAATCCAACTGGAGCATAGACGAAGGAACGGTAGCCTTTTTTCTCGTAAAGCTCGCGTGTAAGATCCTGTACATCCGGTCCAAGCCACGGATCAGGCGTGTTCCCTTCACTCTGCCAGCCAAGCTCGACATTCTTGATGCCAGTCTGCTCCTGGATCAACTCAGCTGTACGCTTCAACTGATCTGGGTATGGATCGCCATGCTGAAGGATTTTTTCCGGAAGGCTGTGAGCAGATACGATCAATGCTGCTTTTTCACGTTCTTCCTTGTCCATGCCAGCGAAAATTTCGGAAATCTTATCTGACCAGTGTTTGATGAATCCCGGCTCATCATACCAGCTTTCCACGGACGTAATCTGAAGGTTGCCAGCTTCGGCAGCTGCTTTTTGGGCACGCTCGTTATAGGATTTGACACTGAATGTACTGTAATGTGGTGCCAATACGAGGGAAATGGCTTCTGTGATACCATCCTTCGCCATTGCAGCAACACCGTCTTCGATCCAAGGCTCGATATGCTTCAGGCCAAGATAAGCTTTGAATTCGATGGCATCCTGCGCTTTGTTCAGCGCTGTTTCAAGTGCAGCAGCTTGTTCCTGCGTGATACGGGCAAGCGGGGAAATACCGCCGATTGCTTTATAACGGCTTGTCAAATCCTCCAGCATCTCCGGTGTAGGCTTATGTCCATGCCGGATATCCGTATAATAACGCTCGATATCTTCTTCTTTATATGGCGTGCCATACGCCATTACCAGTAAACCAACTTTTTTCTTTGTCATGTCTTACACCTCGGGTTAAAGAATAGAATTTTGTTTTGCGGAATACGAATGGATGAAGGTAGTCAGCTTCTTCAGCACACTTGGCTGTATTTCCGGCGTCACGCCGTGGCCAAGGTTGAATACATGCGGACCAGCCTCCCGGCCTTGATCCAGGATCGATTTTGTCCGCTCCTCCAGCACCTTCCAGTCACTTGTCAGGAACGCTGGATCGAGATTGCCTTGAAGTGTCTTCGTAATGCCTTTCTCTCTTGCTTCCCGGATGGATAGTCTCCAGTCCAAACCAATGACATCCACCGGCAGATCATTCCATTCCAATATCAAATGGCTTGCCCCCACACCGAATAAGATGAGCGGGACATTGGTTTCACGCAATTCACTGAAAATGCGCTCCATTGTCGGCTTGATATACATGCGGTAATCCGCAGCATTCAGCGCACCTACCCAGGAATCGAAAATTTGGATGGCAGACGCCCCCGCCTTCACTTGTGCTTTCGCATACGTGATGGATACTTCGGCAAGTTTGTCCATCAATGCGAACCATGCAGCAGGGTCACTATACATAAGCGATTTCGTTTTATGATAATTCCTTGACGGTCCGCCTTCGATCATGTAGCTCGCCAATGTAAACGGCGCACCGGAAAAACCGATTAACGGTACTTCCAGCTGTTCTTCTGTCAGGAGCTTGATCGTATCCAGGATATAAGGTATATCCCGCTCTGGATCCAAAGTGCCAAGCCTCTCCACATCCTGGACGCTGCGGATGGGGTTGGCGATCACCGGTCCGATTCCTGACTTGATATCGACATCCACACCGATTCCAGGCAGTGGCGTCATAATATCCTTATATAGGATTGCAGCATCGACATCGTACTGCTCGACCGGCAGTCTCGTCACATAAGCTGCAAGCTCCGGCTGATGCGTGATCTCAAACAAGGAGTATTTCTCTTTCAGCTCGCGGTATTCTTTCTGCGATCTCCCTGCCTGGCGCATATACCATACCGGCGTGTAATCCGTTGCTTCCCCGCGGAAAGCACGCAGCATTGTATCATTTTTGATCTTAGGCATAATCCTTCTCCTTCGTCTCCTCATTATCCGTTTCCAACTATACGAAATTTCATTGGCGTTTGCATACATTTGGCTCATAAAAATCGCTATTTTTTGTAGATTTGTGTCAGAGTCGTGAAATTTGTCAGAATCCGAAACCAGAAAGGACTGTATGGTTGGATTCTGCGCCGCTTTCATCCGTCAGCGGATTGAATGGAACCACATAGTAGGAAGTGTCTTTCAGCGGATTGACTTTATCCACTGTGAAGGATCCCTTCCCTTGTACTTCCCCGATTTTCTCTGCGCCATCGTCCGTTTCTTTATAAATATGATAGACGATCCGCTTGTCATCGCTCGCCGTCCACGTCAAATCGGCATTGACTAGTCTCAAACCTCCGAAACCATAGGAAATCGATGCATCCGTGATTGTCGGCAATTCAACCGGACCGCCGATATCCTCCGCATTCTCCGGCTTTTCAAAGCTTGATGACATCGTCCGGTATTGGGAAACTTGACGCAAGATCGATTTCGTGAGTGCTGTCGGCATCGAGCTGCCGCTCTCCAAATAGTTTTCTTTTGTCGAATTGTCGTATCCCATCCAGCTCACTGCGACATATTCAGGGGTATAACCGGCAAACCATGCGTCTTTATCAGCACCATCCACTAGCGGATGCTGTGTCGTACCCGTTTTGCCAGCCAACGCTCCATAATAGGTCCCTGCAGTTCCAGTACCGCCCGTGACGACTCCTTGCAGCATGCGAGTCATATCCCAGGCCGTCTGTTCGGAAAATACATCCTCCGTCTGTGGATCTGCTTCGAAGGCTGCTTCCCCGTTCCGGTCATAAATCACGTTGATGGACTGGGATTCGACCCACTGCCCCTCATGGGCAAACGTGCGGAAACCTTCTGCTATTTGCAGCGGTGTCAAACCTTTCTCCAAACCGCCAAGGGCGATGGACAGACCTTTATCCGGCAGATCGATATGCATCTTTTCCAAGTATGACTTGCTCGTATTGATACCGATCTGATCGAGCAGCCAAACAGCCGTCGTATTCTTCGATTCCTGCAGGGCTTCATACATCGTGATATCGCCCTCGTACTGATCATCATAGTTGGAAACCGTGTAATCCCCCTCATATGTTTCCTTCTCATCAGGTAGCTCACTGTACGCATTATAGTCTCCCGTATCCAGTGCCGGCCCGTAAACAGCGAGCGGCTTCATCACAGATCCGGGCTGCCTGGGCACCGTCACCCTGTTCATGTCCCCATACTTGAAATCACGCGCCCCCACAGCCGCGACGATTTTGCCGGAGTTCTGATCAAGCATGACAAAAGCCCCCTCGACGCCCTCTGTCGAGCCATCGAAATACGTATCATCCTTCATTGTCTCGTAAGCCGTACGCTGGATATCTTCATCCACGTTCACTACGATCCGGTAACCTCCGGTGCGCAGGTCCTCCAAAGATAAATCATATTTCTCCTGCGCTTCTTCTGCCACCAGATCGATATAGCTCTCGATCCAAGGACGCTCCTGTTCCTCTTCAGGCTCCGTCACGCCAAGGTCCTCCGCTTGTGCGGCGTCTTTTTCTTCCTTCGTGATATAGCCCTGCTCCTCCATCTCATCCAGCACCAAATTTCGTCTTTCCTTTGCCAGATCCGGATTATTATTCGGCGAGTACGTATTGGGCGCTTTGGACAATGCGGCCAGCATCGCACTCTCTGAAAGAGTCAAATCGCTTGCGCTCTTGTTGAAGTAATAGTTGGCAGCTGACTCGATGCCATAAAGACCGTGCGCGAAATAAATTTCATTCAGATAGTATTCCAGGATCTGATTCTTCGTGTAATGCTTCTCCAAGTAGATGGCAGCCATCGCTTCCTTCGCTTTTCGAGTGAAAGTCTTATCATTCTTGAAGAAAAGATTCTTCGCTGTCTGCTGCGTTATCGTGCTTCCGCCTTCCACTTTGCTCATCGCCAGGATATCGCGGTACAGCGCTCTGGCAGTCGCCCGCAAGTCGATACCATGATGGCTGTAAAAACGGGCATCCTCAATGGAAACAAAAGCATTTTTAACATGCTCGGATATTTCATCGAATTTGACAGGCTTCCGGTTTTCTTCATAAAACTGTGCAATCATTTCCCCGTCTTGGTTTTCGACAGTCGAAGCAGCCTTCAGTGTCAAATCATCTTTATCGATAACGAGTCTTCCCCCGAAAAACAAGAGGATATAGACAGCAGTCAAACCTGCCAATATGACACCTGCCCCGAAAAGATAAAAAGTCTTTCGGCGCATACGCAGGTGCTGCTTATGTTCTGATCGTTTCATAACGTTCGTTTCACCTCTTACGTATCCCCATGTTCATTCTATAATCCTTATTATACGACAAAAAATGCCATTTACCCATCTTTCCTGCCGTTTGGGGTCCTGGCTTGCATTGCGTATCATGGAATTGCTACACTGACTCTAACATAATGCCGGGAGGTTGAATACAAATGATTGCATACTTCACCAATGGTACAACAGAATTCCTTCGTCAGCTGAAGAAAAAAGAGCAAGCGAAAATCTGGGTGTTCGAAGGTCCGGAGGGCGCTCTTGCCTATACAGAGGAACCAAATGCAGCAAAATTCACAGCACCTCGTACATATGAACAGGTAACAGGCACAGGTGATATCCCTGACGAAGGGTACATCGCGATTAACAACATCCCTGTCACAGAGGAGGGACGCCCTATATTTGAGGATGTCTTCAAGCGCAGGGCAGGCAAAATCGATCAAACGCCTGGTTTTAAGGCGCTCCGAGTGTTGAGACCTCGATCAGGCAACACATATCTTGTACTGACGGCTTGGGAAGGCAAACAGCACTTTGAAGATTGGAAGAAGTCCGAAGCATTCCAGCATGCCCATAAAAAAGATGCCGATCAGCCGAAGCGGCCGCCATTCAGCGCAGGTCCGGCTTACGTCACCACCTATTTTATCGACAATGAAGAATGACAAGAGCCTGTCCATGCGGTTGGACAGGCTCTTGTCTTTGCCTATTCAATATGAACGAGCTTTTTCCCGTCTTCCAAGCTTATGCTGCAGCCACTTATATAACAAAATCCAAATCAATAAAAAGACCATTCCATAAGCAAAACCAGCCAGCACATCGGTCAAGTAATGGACACGAAGGACATATCGGCTGAAACCGATCAGCAATACGATCAAAGCTGCCAGGAAAGCAGCGATATACCGCTGGCTGTTCTTAAGAAAATGCCACAGGAAATACAGGATGATGCCATATGTGATGAGAGATACCATCGAATGGCCCGAAGGAAAGCTGAAACCCTCCCCATCCACCAATGCCAGTATAATTGGACGTTCCCGCTCCACAAGCCCTTTAATTAGAAAATTGAATTGATAGCCTATGGCTGTCGCCGTAAACACGACACCTGCACCGATCAAATCCCGTTTTTTCAAGGCTAAGAAAAGACCGAATAAAAATGCAAGGACGGTCAAAACAGTACTGGAACCAAACTCTGTGACCCAGCGAAAGAAATCATACCAAATCGTATCCTGCAAGGATCGAGCAAACGGTGCCGTCCACCGGTCCAGCAGCGGATCCGGATGAAAAGCGACATCGAGCGTCAATGCAGCAGCTATGATGATGGAAATCGTAAATAGCAGTATATATTTTCTTCTGTGTGGCAGCTCCATCTTTTCACCTCTGAATGATTTTACTACGATGATGGTTTAGAAAACAAATGCACGGGGAATATACTCTACAGATAGCCAATCAGAAAGGATGATAAACATGGCAGACAACGTAAGGAAAATCAAAGAGGATTCCCAATTACAAGAATTGATCGATGGCTTGAATGTAGACTTGGCGAACGAATACGCAGCTTCCATCATGTATACTACATACAGCGCGGCTGTTTCAGGTCTATATCGCACGGTATTGAAACCATTCTTCGAGGATGAGATTTCGGATGAAATCGGCCACGCAAAATACCTGGCGGATAAAATCGTCACTCTGGGCGGTACCCCTACCACTGTTCCGGCAGAAGTACCCTATCACACAGATGTAACAAAAATGCTGACAGAAGCCCGTGATGCGGAACAGGCTACAATCGAGCGGTACGAAAAACGCAAACAGCAGGCTGAAGATCTCAATATGACGGAGCTTGTCACAAAGCTGGAGGATTTGATTGCCGATGAAACAAACCATCGTGACGAACTGAACCGCCTTTTGAATGACTCCCGTCTATCCTGATAAACGAAACCCATAATCTGATGGTTATGGGTTTCGTCATGTCTTTTTTCTGAATAAAACA from Terribacillus sp. FSL K6-0262 encodes:
- a CDS encoding lipoate--protein ligase, coding for MRFIDNEGITDPRINLAIEEYVLKNFGKDDTYLLFYINEPSIIIGRNQNTIEEINTKYVDDNGIKVVRRLSGGGAVYHDLGNLNFSFITQDDGNSFQDFAKFTKPVTDALNKLGVPAELKGRNDLLVGERKISGNAQFSTRGLMFSHGTLMYDSEIEHVVSALKVKKEKIESKGIKSIRSRVANISEFMDEKIPMHEFKEILLRYIFDVEDTKDVPRYKLTEDDWKAIHKISEERYQKWEWNYGKSPSFNIQQTHKFPSGNVDIRLDVKNGIIEQIRIFGDYFGVGEVGELEEKLRGVRYERESIQQALADVNVSHYLGKIEKDDFIDLMY
- a CDS encoding MBL fold metallo-hydrolase; its protein translation is MKLTVIGFWGAYPGRESASSCYVVEKDGYSLLLDCGSGALSRMPAFVDPKDLNAVVVSHYHPDHVADIGALQHVWQVQNSLRGTEDVLPIYGHEEDEAGFKSLSHKFTEGIAYQPDEILSIGPFAITFMKTKHPVPCYGMRISDGVSDIVYTADSSYLEEWAEFSKGADLLITDCNFYQHQDGEAAGHMNSLQVGGIAEQAGVKTLFLSHLPHFGEHRQLLEEASSVFSGEVKLAYEGLEWEG
- a CDS encoding DUF6434 domain-containing protein, yielding MRPELTRMTKADDFLDYYWLKEELVQFCRENGLPASGSKMEITARIESFLRDGSMEKPTQEQSRKRKKTAEPLSRSTIITEDHRCSQDVRAFFKKEIGEHFHFSTYIQSYFRDNVGKTYEDAIRAWHEEEIRKQGPAYKKDIAPPFEYNRFIRKFFSDPANKDKSCAQAVKAWNKKKSRPYSHSS
- the hemY gene encoding protoporphyrinogen oxidase, whose protein sequence is MAEKKQIAIVGGGIAGLTTAYYLQKQIRAYRLDYEVKLFEASSRLGGKIETLKKDGFMIERGPDSFLARKESASRLIHDIGMEKDLVRNNTGQSFILAGKKLHKMPKRAFMGVPTELKPFYQSRLLSTKAKARISVEPMLPKGKEAQDQSMGLFFRRRFGDELVENVLEPLLSGVYAGDIDELSLMATYPKFYEVEQQYGSVIKGLQATMPKPPKQKKNVKPPGAFLSLKNGLQSLVDGLEKQLDPGTVQLETSVDHIERKDDHYHLLLGNGEVYRADAAVLASPFFAVQRMLSQYDFMEQLREMKATSVATVAMTFDASAIKKDIDGTGFVISRNSKYRITACTWTHKKWEGTTPDGKVMLRCYVGRPDDSGVVDLSDEEIVQIALKDLNKIMKIKSKPLFSVVSRWKKAMPQYVVGHLKRVADVRANMKIHLPGIFLAGGSYDGIGIPDCIDSGEEAVQNVLAYLREKSFS
- the hemH gene encoding ferrochelatase — translated: MTKKKVGLLVMAYGTPYKEEDIERYYTDIRHGHKPTPEMLEDLTSRYKAIGGISPLARITQEQAAALETALNKAQDAIEFKAYLGLKHIEPWIEDGVAAMAKDGITEAISLVLAPHYSTFSVKSYNERAQKAAAEAGNLQITSVESWYDEPGFIKHWSDKISEIFAGMDKEEREKAALIVSAHSLPEKILQHGDPYPDQLKRTAELIQEQTGIKNVELGWQSEGNTPDPWLGPDVQDLTRELYEKKGYRSFVYAPVGFIADHLEVLYDNDYECKVVCDELGAKYYRPAMPNTDQQFIDTLAKVVLDQQARVERHG
- the hemE gene encoding uroporphyrinogen decarboxylase, with protein sequence MPKIKNDTMLRAFRGEATDYTPVWYMRQAGRSQKEYRELKEKYSLFEITHQPELAAYVTRLPVEQYDVDAAILYKDIMTPLPGIGVDVDIKSGIGPVIANPIRSVQDVERLGTLDPERDIPYILDTIKLLTEEQLEVPLIGFSGAPFTLASYMIEGGPSRNYHKTKSLMYSDPAAWFALMDKLAEVSITYAKAQVKAGASAIQIFDSWVGALNAADYRMYIKPTMERIFSELRETNVPLILFGVGASHLILEWNDLPVDVIGLDWRLSIREAREKGITKTLQGNLDPAFLTSDWKVLEERTKSILDQGREAGPHVFNLGHGVTPEIQPSVLKKLTTFIHSYSAKQNSIL
- a CDS encoding PBP1A family penicillin-binding protein → MKRSEHKQHLRMRRKTFYLFGAGVILAGLTAVYILLFFGGRLVIDKDDLTLKAASTVENQDGEMIAQFYEENRKPVKFDEISEHVKNAFVSIEDARFYSHHGIDLRATARALYRDILAMSKVEGGSTITQQTAKNLFFKNDKTFTRKAKEAMAAIYLEKHYTKNQILEYYLNEIYFAHGLYGIESAANYYFNKSASDLTLSESAMLAALSKAPNTYSPNNNPDLAKERRNLVLDEMEEQGYITKEEKDAAQAEDLGVTEPEEEQERPWIESYIDLVAEEAQEKYDLSLEDLRTGGYRIVVNVDEDIQRTAYETMKDDTYFDGSTEGVEGAFVMLDQNSGKIVAAVGARDFKYGDMNRVTVPRQPGSVMKPLAVYGPALDTGDYNAYSELPDEKETYEGDYTVSNYDDQYEGDITMYEALQESKNTTAVWLLDQIGINTSKSYLEKMHIDLPDKGLSIALGGLEKGLTPLQIAEGFRTFAHEGQWVESQSINVIYDRNGEAAFEADPQTEDVFSEQTAWDMTRMLQGVVTGGTGTAGTYYGALAGKTGTTQHPLVDGADKDAWFAGYTPEYVAVSWMGYDNSTKENYLESGSSMPTALTKSILRQVSQYRTMSSSFEKPENAEDIGGPVELPTITDASISYGFGGLRLVNADLTWTASDDKRIVYHIYKETDDGAEKIGEVQGKGSFTVDKVNPLKDTSYYVVPFNPLTDESGAESNHTVLSGFGF
- a CDS encoding antibiotic biosynthesis monooxygenase, with amino-acid sequence MIAYFTNGTTEFLRQLKKKEQAKIWVFEGPEGALAYTEEPNAAKFTAPRTYEQVTGTGDIPDEGYIAINNIPVTEEGRPIFEDVFKRRAGKIDQTPGFKALRVLRPRSGNTYLVLTAWEGKQHFEDWKKSEAFQHAHKKDADQPKRPPFSAGPAYVTTYFIDNEE
- a CDS encoding phosphatase PAP2 family protein produces the protein MELPHRRKYILLFTISIIIAAALTLDVAFHPDPLLDRWTAPFARSLQDTIWYDFFRWVTEFGSSTVLTVLAFLFGLFLALKKRDLIGAGVVFTATAIGYQFNFLIKGLVERERPIILALVDGEGFSFPSGHSMVSLITYGIILYFLWHFLKNSQRYIAAFLAALIVLLIGFSRYVLRVHYLTDVLAGFAYGMVFLLIWILLYKWLQHKLGRREKARSY
- a CDS encoding ferritin-like domain-containing protein; amino-acid sequence: MADNVRKIKEDSQLQELIDGLNVDLANEYAASIMYTTYSAAVSGLYRTVLKPFFEDEISDEIGHAKYLADKIVTLGGTPTTVPAEVPYHTDVTKMLTEARDAEQATIERYEKRKQQAEDLNMTELVTKLEDLIADETNHRDELNRLLNDSRLS